The following proteins are co-located in the Leptidea sinapis chromosome 30, ilLepSina1.1, whole genome shotgun sequence genome:
- the LOC126973930 gene encoding general transcription factor IIH subunit 5, whose product MVNVMKGVLVECDPAMKQFLLHLDETLALGRKFILQDLDETHLFISADIVDTLQARVDDLMDQLSIPVHDKGL is encoded by the exons ATGGTGAATGTTATGAAAGGAGTTCTTGTGGAATG TGATCCAGCTATGAAACAGTTCCTGTTGCACTTAGATGAGACTTTGGCTCTCGGCAGAAAGTTTATCCTACAAGATTTAGATGAAACTCATTTGTTTATATCTGCTGATATTGTGGACACCTTACAAGCAAGAGTTGACGACTTGATGGACCAATTAAGCATACCTGTACATGATAAGGGACTTTAA
- the LOC126973927 gene encoding zinc finger HIT domain-containing protein 1 codes for MTSRESGRVKDAEKKRVLDDASRKRRARKAIEALEQDNFHEDPHADLVMSKKVPKFADSNEKPTRKKKSKSAEYYKLRFRKTFAQLVEEDAGFRPDPPNYLTAQVPPSRFPDRHFCAVCGFPSNYTCIPCGARYCSVKCLGTHLDTRCLKWTA; via the exons atgacatcaagaGAGTCCGGCAGAGTCAAAGATGCGGAAAAAAAGAGAGTATTGGATGATGCATCAAGGAAGAGGCGAGCAAGAAAGGCAATTGAAGCACTTGAACAAGACAATTTTCATGAAGACCCTCATGCCGACTTAGTAATGTCAAAAAAGGTACCAAAGTTTGCCGATTCAAATGAAAAACCaacaagaaagaaaaaatcTAAAAGTGCTGAATATTATAAGTTGAGGTTTAGAAAAACATTCGCTCAATTGGTTGAAGAGGATGCTGGATTTAGACCTGATCCACCCAATTATCTGACTGCACAAGTGCCACCTTCTAG GTTTCCTGATCGTCACTTTTGTGCTGTTTGTGGATTTCCTTCAAATTATACTTGTATTCCTTGCGGGGCGAGATACTGCTCAGTGAAATGCCTTGGAACCCACTTGGATACACGATGCCTAAAATGGACTGCGTAA